GCAGCGGGCCGAGCAGCGCCCCGTACCGCGTCCCACACCGCATCCGCCGCTCCGTCCCCCGGGTCCGGGCGTTCCTGATGACCGATGAGGATGCCAGCGGCCGGACGGGCGGGCGCCCGCCCGTCACCGCGTCTGTGCGCGTGCACAACGAGGCTCTTCGTTCGCTGGTCGCCCGCATCGAGTCGGTCCCGCGCCGTGGACGCACGTCCCGCCCGGTGCTGGTCTGTGGCACCACACACGACGCCACGCCTTCACCGATGAGCACGACAGGTGAACACGACGCGACACGACAAGGCGGAAGGAGGAGGACGCATGGCAACGCTAGAGATCCGCGGGCTGTCCGTCGGCTACGGCCCGGTCCGGGCGCTGCGCGACATCTCCGTAGATGTGCCGGACGCCGGGATCACCGCCGTACTCGGCGGCAACGGCGCGGGCAAGACCACGCTGCTGCGGGCCGTTTCGCGGACCCTCGGCTTCCACCGCGGGACGGGCACCGGAACCATCCGGTTCGACGGCCGCCCCCTGGAGGGGCTGCGGCCCGCCCAGGTGGTGGCCGCCGGAGTGGTCCAGGTGCCGGAGGGCCGGCAGGTCTTCGCCCGGATGACGGTGGCCGACAACCTGCGGGCGGGAGCCCTCGGGGCACGCGGCGGGCGCAAGGGGGCGAGCACCGCGTTGGCCCGGGTGCACGAGCTGTTCCCGGTGCTCGCCGACCGCGCGCACCAGCGGGCCGGGCTGCTGTCCGGCGGCGAGCAGCAGATGCTGGCGATGGGCCGCGCCCTGATGGCGGGGCCCCGGCTGCTCCTGCTGGACGAGCCCTCGCTCGGCCTCGCCCCGCTGATGGCCGCCAGGATCGCCGAGACCGTGCAGGAGATCAACGCGAGCGGCACCTCCGTCATGCTCGTCGAGCAGAACGCGGCCATCGCGCTGCGGCTCGCCTCCACGGCGTACGTCCTCGACGTCGGCGAGGTCGCCCTGTCCGGGCCCGCCGACGAACTCGCCGCGTCCGACGAGGTCCGCCGCCGCTACCTCGGCGTCGTCGACGAGGACGCGGCGGCGGACGCCGACCCGGCCGCCCGGAACCGCCGCACCCTGAGCAGGTGGTCCGCGTGACCACCACCACCGCCACGGCCTCCGCGCACAGCACCACGGCCGCGCTCGCCGTCGAGGACGTCACCGTCCGCTTCTCCGGGCTCACCGCCCTGGACGGCGTCTCCTTCACCGTCGAACCCGGCAGTGTGCACGCCGTCATCGGGCCCAACGGCGCGGGCAAGTCCACCTGCTTCAACGTCCTCTCGGGCGTCTACCGCGCCACCTCCGGGCACGTCCGCCTCGGCGACACCGAACTGACCGGACTCCCGCCGCACTCCATCGCGGACC
The nucleotide sequence above comes from Streptomyces sp. NBC_01116. Encoded proteins:
- a CDS encoding ABC transporter ATP-binding protein; amino-acid sequence: MATLEIRGLSVGYGPVRALRDISVDVPDAGITAVLGGNGAGKTTLLRAVSRTLGFHRGTGTGTIRFDGRPLEGLRPAQVVAAGVVQVPEGRQVFARMTVADNLRAGALGARGGRKGASTALARVHELFPVLADRAHQRAGLLSGGEQQMLAMGRALMAGPRLLLLDEPSLGLAPLMAARIAETVQEINASGTSVMLVEQNAAIALRLASTAYVLDVGEVALSGPADELAASDEVRRRYLGVVDEDAAADADPAARNRRTLSRWSA